Proteins from a genomic interval of Eschrichtius robustus isolate mEscRob2 chromosome 9, mEscRob2.pri, whole genome shotgun sequence:
- the SMIM8 gene encoding small integral membrane protein 8 has product MSSAPEPPAIKKEPPKEKDLGNPGLRGVRTTTLFRAVNPELFIKPNKPVMAFGLITLSLCVAYIGYLHATQENKKDLYEAIDSEGHSYMRRKTSKWD; this is encoded by the exons ATGTCTTCAGCACCTGAGCCTCCAGCCATTAAAAAGGAGCCACCcaaggaaaaagacctgggaaaCCCAGGGCTCAGAGGGGTCCGCACCACAACCTTATTTCGAGCTGTGAATCCAGAGCTCTTCATTAAACCT aaCAAACCTGTAATGGCTTTCGGATTGATAACCCTTTCACTTTGTGTGGCTTATATCGGTTATCTACATGCGACACAGGAGAATAAGAAGGACCTCTATGAAGCTATTGATAGTGAGGGACACAGTTATATGAGGAGGAAAACATCTAAGTGGGATTAA
- the GJB7 gene encoding gap junction beta-7 protein, with protein MSWMFLRDLLSGVNKYSPGIGWIWLAVMFIFRLLVYMVAAEHVWKDEQKEFECNVRQPGCENVCFDYFFPISQVRLWALQLIMVSTPSLLVVLHVAYREGREKRHRKKLYVSPGTMDGGLWYTYLISLIVKTGFEIGFLVLFYKLYGGFSVPYFMQCDLKPCPNTVDCFVSKPTEKTIFILFLVITSCLCIVLNFTELSFLVLKCFIKCCLQKYSKKLKSSVCECHNLRYVKYGEMGAPPLLQKHRLDSAMSTAQEGETKVLCSTQEA; from the coding sequence ATGAGTTGGATGTTCCTCAGAGACCTCCTGAGTGGAGTAAATAAATACTCCCCTGGGATCGGGTGGATCTGGCTGGCTGTCATGTTCATCTTCCGTTTGCTGGTCTACATGGTGGCGGCAGAGCATGTGTGGAAAGATGAGCAGAAAGAGTTTGAGTGCAACGTTAGACAGCCTGGTTGTGAAAATGTGTGTTTTGACTACTTCTTCCCCATCTCCCAGGTCAGACTTTGGGCCTTACAACTGATCATGGTCTCCACGCCTTCACTTCTGGTGGTTCTACATGTAGCCTATCGCGAGGGTAGAGAGAAAAGGCACAGGAAGAAACTCTATGTCAGCCCAGGCACCATGGATGGGGGCCTGTGGTACACTTACCTTATCAGCCTCATTGTTAAAACTGGTTTTGAAATTGGCTTCCTGGTTTTATTTTACAAGCTCTATGGTGGCTTTAGTGTTCCCTACTTTATGCAGTGTGATTTGAAGCCTTGTCCCAACACTGTGGACTGCTTCGTCTCCAAACCCACAGAGAAAACGATTTTCATCCTCTTCTTGGTCATTACCTCATGCCTGTGCATTGTGTTGAATTTCACTGAACTGAGTTTTTTGGTCCTCAAGTGTTTTATTAAGTGCTGTCTCCAAAAATACTCTAAAAAACTCAAGTCCTCAGTGTGTGAGTGCCACAACCTCAGATATGTTAAATATGGTGAGATGGGGGCCCCTCCCTTGCTCCAGAAGCACCGTTTAGACTCAGCCATGAGCACAGCCCAGGAAGGGGAAACAAAGGTACTCTGTAGCACACAAGAGGCTTAA